The sequence ACCTTTATGACCGCCTTTGCCAGCGCATCGGCGTCGGCCCTGGTGGATCTCAGTATGTGGAATGCGAGCCGCTGGGCGGTCTTGGGGCCGATCCCCGGCATCTTTGAGAATTCGCCTATAAGCACCTTCATGGAAGGCGGGAAACCGCTCAACGCGCCCTCCCCTTATTAGGCCTGGGCTCCGATACCTCTCCGCCGAATATCTCAAGGGCCGTCTCTATGATAGGGTCAACCCCTCTCTTTGGGCCGTCACCGGACGGCGCGCCGCCACCCTCACCGTCATCCGTTGACCTTTCGCCGTTATGCGCCCGGTCCCTGCCCTGGCTTGGTTCCGCCAGCGTAAGGGATATCTTCAGGTCATTGTTCAGCACGTACTTCAGGGCCTCCTCTATCAGGCGCCTGTTCTCGGGCGACTCCAATACCTCTTTATGGAACTGGCATTCTTTCGGAAAACCTACCGAAAGGGTGCGGCCTTCTACGGCCACCGGGTACCCTTCCTGGAGGTAGGAAGCGACCGATATCTTACGCGACTTTATGTAGTCGATGACACCGTTCCAATAGCTCAATATCTCGTCTATCGCGACGGCATGGCCGGGTGACGGCGGAGGGTTCTCCGGCCGCCGCTCCTGCTTCTTCTCTCTCTCCTGAACGGGCGCCTGCTCTGCCCGCGCGGGCGGGGTACGTATCTCTTTAGGCTGATGCGGCTGATCGGCGGCCATCGGCCGGGCGCAGCCGAGCTTCTCTTCGAGGCGGCCGATCCGCTCCATGATATCCGAGATCCGGATGCCGGGGCCGCGTCTTGTGAGCTTCACCAGGGCGATCTCGAGAGGTATCCTCGCCATATTCGACTTCCTCATGAGGTCTATCGTATTTGACAGCGTATATAATATATAGAGGATGTCCTCTATCGTGAAATTCTGGCCCTGGTCCCTGTAACGCTTTATCTTGTCGGGACCCGCCTCTATAAGCAGGTCCGGCTTTTCGCTTATCCTGGTGACCGAGATATTACGGAAATGCTCTATGAGCCCCGAGACCACCTGGAAAGGGTCCCTGCCGTCGTCTATCAGGCGGTCTATCATACCGAGCGCGCCGGATGCGTCCCGTTTTTCGATGCAGCCGGCAAGGCCGAAGAGCATCTCTTCATCCACGCCGCCCAGGATCTTCAGGACATCTGCGGTATCGGCCTTCCCCTCGGTAAAAGAGATTATCTGGTCAAGTATCACCTGGGCGTCCCTCATACCGCCGTCTGCGTATTTCGAGATGAGCATCAGGACGTCGTCTTTGACGGAGAGCCGTTCGTCCTTCGCTATGGCCTTTAAGCTCCCGAATATCTCTTTGGTGGAGATACGCTTAAAATCGAACCTCTGGCACCGCGACAGTATCGTCGGCGGGATCTTATACGCCTGGGTCGTGGCAAATATGAATATCGTGTGCGGCGGCGGCTCTTCGAGCGTCTTCAGCAGGGCATTGAAGGCGGGCTCGGTGAGCATGTGGACTTCGTCTATTATATATACCTTGAACTTGCCTTTGGACGGCGCGAACCTTACATTATCGCGCAGGTTCCTTATCTCATCTATCCCCCTGTTCGATGCGCCGTCTATCTCGAGTATATCGAGGCTCGTCCCGTCCGTTATCTCGTTACAGGAAGGGCACGAGTTGCACGGTTCCGGGCCCTTCGGCTTCGCGCAGTTGAGCGACTTGGCGAGTATACGCGCGGTCGTCGTCTTCCCCACACCGCGCGGCCCCGAGAAGATGTACGCGTGGGCGACGCGGTCCTGGGCTATGGCATTCCTGAGCGTGGCCGTTATATGCGTCTGGCCGATTATCTCATCGAATGTCTTCGGCCTGTACTTTCTTGCGAATACTATATAGCTCATTTTTTGTATTTGTTCAGGACGGCCAGTACCCTGTCGGCGGATTTAGGCATCTGGGCCTTCTTCCCGATAAGTATCTCCTGGGCGGACAAGCTCTTGCCGTACATCTCCTTATTCCCGTCCCAGTGCTGTGCGAGCGCGGCGCCCTCGAGCTTCACCCCGGCGAAAAGGCCGCGGCTCCTCGAATATGACAGGATCCCGCCTTTTAACTGGGCATCGGTAGAGGCCTCGGCGGCCCTGCCGACCGGCCCTCCGGCTACGGAGGCATCGGCCCCTAGCTTGAACTTGCCCTGCAATATCCCGTCGACGCTGCGCCTGTTCATCACCAGCAGCACAAAATCGGTCGCCTGGCCGCCTATCTGCCAGCCGAGGCTGCCGCCCACTATGGTGAATATGGCGGGGGCTGACCAGCCGCTGCCCTTTTCGTCCCTGACCATGATGATCCCCTGGCCGTACTTGCCGCCTATCCCGAACCCGGCGGATATGGTGGAAGGGAATATCGCGATCGCCGAACAGTCCCTCATAAGGTCTTCCGGTATGCTCTGGTCGGGCATCTGCTGGATCTCGTCGAGCACCTTACCCGATTCATCCACCAGCGCCGTCCACTTGTTCTCCACGGCATTGCCCTGCGGGGCCGACATTAAGCCCGCCAGCAATATGATAGCGGTCAATATACTTATCTTCCTCATATACACTCTCCTTTTTTTGGATTTTTTCCTCTGCCTGAGCATGTTACACCCGCCATTATTTTTTGTCAATAAGTTAAGGGACCGCGGCCTCTACCCCATGCTCTTGCGGAATTTGGAAGCGCTGAGCGTTATTATAAATAGCCCCATTATAAGGAGCGGCAGGAGCTGTATCCATAGGACTTCGATGCCAACCCCCTTCAAAAATATGCTCCTTATGACGACCATGAAATATCTCAGGGGATTTAAAAAGGTGAACCACTGGATGATGGGCGGCATGTTGGCGATCGGATACGCGAACCCGGAGAGGAGCATCGTCGGCATGAAGAAGAGGAATACCGACATCATCGCCTCCTGCTGGGTCGAGGATATTGTGGATATGAAGAGCCCTATGCCTAAAGTGGTGAAGAGGTATATGCATGTGGAGAAGAGCAATAATACGATGCTCCCCCGGAGAGGCAGATGGAACCAGAAGACCCCGAGCAGCGTGATCAGGGTGATCTGGACAAGGGCGATTATCGCAAAAGGGAGGAGCTTCCCCATGATGAGTTCGATCGGTTTGAGCGGGCTCACGATAAGCTGTTCCATGGTGCCTATCTCCTTCTCTTTGACTATGGCCATGGCCGTCAGGAGAAGGGACATCATAGTGACTATGATAGATATGACACCGGGGAGGTAATAGTCCCTGGATATGAGGTTGCCGTTGAACCACGGGCGGTCCCTCAATTCTATGCTCGGCACGTTGCTCACTTCCCCGCTCGCGGCGGCCTTATTCTTCATAAGCTCATAAGAGTAATCGCTTATGACGGTATCCGCATAACCCATGACGACCATCGCCGTATTCGAGTCGGTGCCGTCGAATGCCAGCTGGACCTGGGCGTCCTTGCCTGCCTTGAGGTCACGGCCGAAGCCGCGGTCGATCTTTATGACTATGCTCGCCTGCCCCTTGTCAAGGAGCAGGTCCTCTTCTTTTGAGCTCGATATATAATGTTCGGGCACGAAATATCTTGAATACGTGAACCTCCGCAGCAATTCCCGGCTTTCGACGGTGTTGTCCCGGTCATATATCGCCGTCGGGACGTAGTTGATGTCTTTATTGGCGGCGTAGCCGAAGAGGATTATCTGGACGAGCGGGGTAACGAATATGACCGTCTTCATCCGCGGATCGCGGAAGACCTGTTTGAATTCTTTTATGAGTATCGCCAGGGCCCTCTCGAACATTATTATGTCACCTTCTTCTTGAATTTCCGCACCGCGAGGGTCAGCATCAGCGCGGCGAACATGACCAGGAAGACCGCCTCATCCCACACGACATCTATGCCTCCGCCTTTAAGGAAGAGGTCCCTCAATATGGTGATGTAATAACGCGCGGGGATAAAGTAAGTCACCGTCTGGAGCGCCTTGGGCATATTAAAGATAGGATATATGAACCCCGACAGTATCATGGTCGGTATCATGGTGGTCAGGGTCGCCAGCTGGCTTGCCATGAGCTGAGTCCTGGCCACCGTGGAGATCAATATGCCCTGCGACAGGGCCCCCGTCAAAAAGAGGAAGCTCAGGGTGACAAGTAAAAAGTAACTGCCCCTGAAAGGGACGCCGAACAAAAATATGGCCATCAGCACCCCGACGGAGAGGTCGAAAAAACCGATCGCGAAATAAGGCAGGAACTTTCCTATGACGAGCTCCTTCCCTTTTACCGGGGTTGAGATGAGCTGTTCCATGGTGCCCCTCTCCCACTCCCTGGCTATGCAGATCGACGTCAGGAGCGCCGCGATTATCATGATGATCATCGCTATGACGCCCGGGGCGATGAACCACGTGCTGGTGAGGCCCATGTTATACCAGATCCTGGAGCGGGCATCGAGCGATTTGGAGGGCTCGAGGCCGCGTGACGCAAGCGCCCCGGTCAGGAGCTTCACGTTGTAGCCGGAGACGACTGCCCGCACATAACCCCTGGCTATCGTAGCGGTGTTGGCGTCGCTCCCGTCCATCAGGAGCTGTAACGGCGCGGTGGCGCCGGCCTTTATATACCGGGAGAAGTCCTTCGGTATGACGAGCGCCATGATCACCTTGCCGCTGTTTATCATCCGCTCTATGTCCCGGTAGTTATCGGTATATCCGACTATCTTGAAGTACCTGGAATTCCTGAAATTGAGCAGGAAATCGCGGGAGAGCTCCGAAGAGGCGTCCTGGTTCCAGATGACGGTCGGCACCTTATCTATATCCAGGGATAGGCCGTAGCCGAAGATCAAAAGGAGGAATACGGGGATCCCGAGGGCCAGGGTGAGCGAGCGCGGGTCCCGCTTTATCTGGATCAACTCCTTCCAGGCTATGGCCTTAATTCTTCTTAAGCTCTCTTTTGTCATATTCTTCTATAGAGGAGACGAATACGTCTTCGAGCGAAGGCATGATCTTATCGACCGAAAAATCCCCGATCTTCGCGCCTTCCAGGGACCTCTTTATCGCCGGTATCGCCTTTGAACTGTCATAGACGACCGCGTGTATGGCCGCCCCGAAAAGGGCCGCTTCCTTGACGCCGTCTATCCTGCTGATCCTGTCGAGCCAGTCCTGGGAATCTGCCAGCGTTATCTCAAGCACCTCGTCCTTCATGCACTTCGTCTTCATCTCCTGCGGCGTGCCCGCGGCGATGATGGTGCCGTGGTATATGAGGACCATGCGGTTACAGTTCTCCGCCTCGTCCATATAATGGGTGGTCACGAAGACGGTCACCCCGTCGGCGGCCAGGGCCTTTATGACGTCCCAGAAATTGGCGCGGGTTATGGGGTCGACCCCCGAGGTCGGCTCGTCGAGGAATATGATCCGGGGCTTATGGATGAGAGCGCATCCCAGGGCGAGACGCTGCTTCCATCCGCCCGCGAGCGTCGAGGTGAGGCTCGAGGCCATCCCTTCCAGGCCCGCGGTGCGTATGGTGGCCTCGAAACGCTCCTTCTTCTCGCCGGCCGGTATCCTGTATATGCCGCTGTAAAAGTTGATATTCTCTTCCACCGTCAGGTCATTGTAGAGAGAGAATTTCTGCGACATGTATCCGATATTCTCTTTTATCCTGGCCTGCTCTTTTATTATATCGTAACCTCCCACGCGGCCCGTGCCCGAAGTGGGGCTTATTATGCCGCAGAGCATCCTTATGGTGGTCGATTTACCGGCGCCGTTCGGGCCGAGGAATCCGAATATCTCGCCCCGGTTGACCTCAAAATTGATCCGGTTCACGGCGGTGAAATCGCCGAACTTCTTCTCGAGGTCCTTCACGCTGACCGCGATATTATCGGGGGTTTGTCCGCTCATATTCCTTCACTATTATCACGAACGCCTCTTCCAGCGTCTTTACGTTGCACTCCTTCTTGATCGCCTCCGGAGGGTCGCAGCGGAGGAGCTTCCCCTTGTGCATCAGGCCGACCCTGCGGCAGCGCTCGGCCTCGTCAAGGTAGCAGGTGGAACAGAATATGGTGACCTTCTCCTTCAGGAGATCGTACAGGATATTCCAGAAGTCCCTTCTCGAGACCGGGTCGACGCCGTTGGTGGGCTCGTCGAGAAAAAGGACGCGGGGGGTGTGGATGAGGGCGCATGCCAGGCCGAGCTTCTGTTTCATGCCTCCGGATAACTTGCCGGCGAAACGAGCCTTGAAAGGCAGGAGGCCGGAGAAGCCGAGGAGGCGGTCTATCGTCTCGGTCCTATGCTCTTTGCCCACCCCGTAAACATCTGCGTAAAAATTTATATTCTCCAGGACGCTCAGTTCCTCGTAAAGCCCGAAGCGCTGGGACATGTAGGCGATATTATCCTTGAGCGTCTCCGCCTCTTTCACTATATGTTTGCCATATACCCACCCCTCCCCGGAAGTGGGATCGAGGATGCCGGTGAGTAGGCGCATAGTCGTCGTCTTCCCCGCCCCGTCGGGACCGACGAGGCCGAAGATCTCGCCTTCGGGTATATCGAGGTTGAGGTTGTCTACGGCTGTGAGCGGTCCGAATTTGCGGGTGAGGTTTGTCGCTTTTATTACGGACATCGTCATTCAACCATAATGTAGGCGTCGGCAGGCATGCCCGGTTTCAGGTCGAGAGAGGAGTTGTCCGCTTTGACCTTGATCCGGTAGACGTACTTCACGCGCTCTTCGTTCGTCTGGATATATTTGGGAGTGAATTCCGTCTGCTGCGATATAAAAGAGACCCGGCCGTCATATCTCTTGCCCGGGTAGGTGTCGGTCATGATATATGCCTTCTGGTTGTACTTCACCCTCCCCAGGTCCCGCTCCTCTACATAGGCGGTCACCCAGACATTGTTCAGGTCTATGGCGGTGAAGACCGGCGCGCCCGGCTGCACCACTTCGCCCTGCAGGGCGCTCTTCACTATGACGTAACCGTTGAGCGGTGATGCGAGGTCCGCCCAGCCGAGCTTCGTGTCCGCCAGCTCCAGAGACGCCTTCAGCTGCTCGACGTTCGCATTGTCGGTATCGGACCTTGTCTTCGCCGCGTCGCGCTCCTGGGCGGAGATGGCGCCTTCCTTAAAGAGGTTCTCCGCCCTTATGTAATCCAGTTTGTCGAGGGCATACTGGTATTCCGCCAGCTTCAGCGCCGCCTCCGCCTCGGCCTTCACCTTGCCCAGCTCGTCCTTATTGAGCCGCGCTACGATATCGCCTGTCCTGAGGACGGTCCCCTCATCGGCGATCAGCTCTTCTATCTGGCCGTTCACCCTGAAAGATATGCGGACGTCATCCCCCTCGATCGAGCCGGATACCTTTATGACCCGCGACTTCTCATACGCGTTGTACGTGAAATACAGGACGAGCGCGAGGCCTGCAAATATGACGAGCGCGAGGCCTGCCATGACGGCCTTCTTCCTCTTATTCACCAGGGCGGTGACCTTCTCTTTCATTTTGGGATCTATATTCACTTTCATATCTATTCTCCTTTGAATTCTCTGCCCATAGTCCTGTCGAGCTCGGCCTTTGCCATTATATGATCGTATATGCCCTGGGCCAGGCTCTGTTCCACCTGGGCCAGCGAAACCTGGGAATCGAAGACATCGAGGTTTATCCCTACCCCGTTCACGTACCGCACCTCGGACAGCCGCAGGGCCTCTTTCGCGTCATCTATGGAATCCTTTTCGGCGTCTATTATCGCTTTCGCCTCGCGGAGGTCAAGGCAGGCGGTCTTTATATCGACGGCTATCTGCTCTATGATGTCCTCTTTCTGGAGGAACGCCTGCGTATACCGGGCCTTCGCCTCGTCGACCTTCGCCTTGGTGGCGAAACCGTCGAAGAGGGCTATCGTCGCCTTTATGCCGATATTCCAGTTGTTGTGCCTGGGGTTGACCATATCGCTTACATCGCCGGAGCGGTAACTGTAATCGGCTGTGGCGCTCACCTGCGGAAGCCACCCTGCCTTCGCGAACTCTATCGCCCATCTGTTTATATCTATGCCCAGTAATTTCAGGACCATGCCGGGGTTCTTCTGGTAGGCCTCATGCAGAAAATCGTCCTCTTTTATCTCTACGGGCGAATATGACAGGACGCCTTCGACCCTGACCGTCTCGGACATGTTGATGCTGAGCAGCTTCTTCAATTCCGCCATTATCAGGTCTATCGAATTATCGGCGTTCACGAGCTGCGGGATGAGGCGCGACACCTGTGTCTTCGACTGGAGTACATCGAACTTCGAGGAGGTCCCCTGTTCGAACCTGGCGAGCACCTCTTCGTAGTGGGCCTTTGCCTGGTCTACCAGGTCCTGCGCTATACGTCTCGTCTCGTACGCCAGGAGCAGCCCGTAGAAGAGGCGCTTCGTCTCGAACTCCACCTCGAGCCGCGCGGCGCGCAGCGTCTCCTGCTGGGCCTTAAGCTGCAGCTTCGCCTGTCTCAGCGTGGCGATATTGGCGCCGCCGTTATAGATCGATTCGTCCAGGGATAGGTCGAAAAGGTTATCGTTCTTATACCCGGAGAATATGCCCGGGTCTTTCCTGCTGGCGGCCGGCTGGGACAGCGCAAGGGTGGCGTCGTTAAGCGTATAGCCAAAGCCGGCGTTCACCTGCGGCAGGAAGAGGCTCCTTGCGTACATGATATCGGACCTGGCGAACGCGACCTCCTCTTCCTGTATCTGTATGGACTTGTTGTTGAGCATGGCTACCTGTATGGCGTCCTTTATAGTAAGGGACCTTACACTGCCCCCTCCCGCGGAAAGTTCGGTTTCGCAGCGCGGCGAGACGGGCGCGCATACGCAGAGAGCTATGAGCGGTACGGCTGCGATAAGGACCTTCCCCGGATATATCTTCGGCACCGCTTGTTTTGTCATGGGCATTCTATCTTCCGCAGGAATCCCGCGCTCTCTTCCGGCAGAGCTACATTCACGAATATGCCGGACCCAAGCTCAAAACCGGCAGGGTTCGTTATGCGGGGTATTATGCTCAGGTACCAGTGAAAATACTTGACCTCTTTTTCGCTCACGGGGATCGACCGTATCGTATAATTGAAGTCCGGGTTCTTCAGGCCGTGATAGAGCTTGGCGAGCGTCACCCGCAGTATATGGGCCAGGTCGCCCGTCTCCCCATCATCTATCTGGTTGAACGATGACATGTGCCTGCGCGGGAATATCCATACGGAAAAAGGCGCGAACGAGGCGTAAGGCATGAAGGCGACGAACTTTTCCGTCTCCAGCACTATCCGTACCCGCGAACGGAGCTCTTCCTCAAGCATATGGCAGAACGGACATCTGCCGGTGGCATCGAAATAGGTCGTCGCGCTCTCTATGCGGTTTCTCACATTGGGAGGGACTATAGGCGTGGCTATAAGCTGCGAATGGGGATGTTCGAGGGACGTGCCGGCCCGCGGACCGTGGTTCTTGAATATCGTGACGGCCTCGATGTCCCTTGTGTCCTGGACCGCCAGATACCTCGCCCGATACGTCCGGATTATATCTTCCACCTCCGCATCGTTCATCAGGGCGATGACGGCATCATGGCGGGGGTGCTCCACTATGACCTCGGCGATGCCGAACCCGGTTATCGAATGGCAGGTGCCGTTATCCCGCCGCTCAAGCTTTTCCCTGTGCGAGAGGGCGGGGAATTTGTTGTATATCGAGCGTGTCCGCCAGGATCTTGGGTCACCGAGACGGAACGTCTCGTCGCTCCTGTCGCCTTCGTTCCCGGGACAGAAGGGGCAGCCTTCCCTGTATACGGGCAGCGCCGGCGCCGCCTTGAGGTCTTTGGTGAAATCTTCGGGACGCTTCGCCCGTTCGGTGGCTATGACCACCCAATCGCGCGTAATGATGTTATAACGCAGTTCTGACACGCACACTCCCTCTTACCATCACAGCCGCTCTATTCGTACTTCCGTCTCATCTCGGTGAGATATATTATATGCTTCTTCTCCTCTTGTATGAGCATCCTGACCTTCTCCTCATAAGGGGGCATCATATATCTGAGGAGCTCATCGAAGAAGAGTATCGCATCCTTTTCAAATCCTATGCCGTACTTTATGGCCGTGAGCTCCGACTTCACGTTCCTGGCGAACCATTCCGGGGAGACCTGCTTATAGAGAATATCATCCACAACGGACTTTATGTACGCCTCGAATTCCCCCTGGTACGATCCGGCTATCTCAAGGTCTTCCACGCTCGCCCTTATCTCGGTGAACTTCTTTATGTGCTCGTCCTCCCATCCCTCCAGGCGCGTGAAGAGTTCGTGCATCTCTTTATCTTTGAATTTTTTAGCCACTAGGGCATAGAAGTCCCTGCGCTTCTTCTCTTTTTCTATCCCCATGTCTATGATCTCGGCGGCATTGAATATGTTCGTCATCTTATTCTCCTTTTATCTCATCGTCTTTGACGATTATATGATATTAACACATGTAAGGTACACCGGGCAACGTGATTCTAAATGACCTTCAGCACCATCAGGGTTATATCGTCAAATTGCGGCTCGTCTCCCGTGAAGGACTTAAGCTCATCCTGTATCTTTTCGATTATAGCGCGCGGCGGAAGGGAGCGGTTCTCGGTGACCGACCTCGAAAGCCGCTCCGTCCCGAACTGTTCATTATTACCGTTCAGGGCCTCGACCACACCGTCCGTATATATCGCGAGCACATCGCCGCTTTCGAGCCCTATCTCTGCCGTAGAGATGCTCGTCTGCGGGAAGAGCCCGAGAGGGATCCCCTGCGCTTTCAATAAGACGATATCGTTCTTCGCCTCCCTTATAAGAAGCGGCGGGTTATGGCCTGCGTTCACGTACTCGAGGCGGTTATTCTTCGAATCGAGGAGCGCGTAAAAGAGCGTTACGAAAAGGTTCGTCCTGCTATCCTCTACTATCAGCTGGTTCGCCTTGACTATGGCATCCGCTATGGAGAGTTTTCCTATGGTGCTTGCCCTGAGGACCGTCCTGCAGAGGGCCATGAAGAGGGCTGCGGGCATGCCCTTCCCGGATACGTCCGCCACCGTTATGCCCCACTTCTCCTTTTCTACCGGTATGAAATCATAAAAATCTCCCCCGACTATCCGCGCGGGGAATGTCGAGGCCGCTATATCGTACCCGTTTATGACGGGAGCCGAGAGGGGAAGGAAGCTCTGCTGGATATCTTTGGCTATCTCCAGCTCTTTGAGAAGGCGCTCTTTTTCGGCGGTCGTGCGTTCCAGCTCTCCGATGTATTTTTTCAGGCGCCGGGACATGATATTGAAGGACTCTGCCAGACCGGCTATCTCATCACCGCCCTTTATCCCGACTTCATAATAGAGGTCCCCTTCCGCCACATGCCTTGTGCCCTCCGCCAGTTTTTTTATAGGGCCCGTGACCCTTGCCGACATCGGTATCCCCAGGACTACGGCGAAAAAGACCGCCAGGGCCAGGACCGCCGCCGCCCTCTTCCTGACCTCTTTCTGGATGACGGCAAGGTCCGAGGCGGACATGTCAAGCCCCAGGATGGCCGCGGTCGTGCCGTCCGGGCGTCGAATGGGGGCGTACGCGGAAATGGACGCACCCCACTCGTCGGACGTTATCTTCTTATCTGCCGAAGGGGCGTTAAAACCCTCGAGCATCTCCGGGAAACCGGACGCGTCGTATTCATCCCCGTGGGAAGCCGGCGCCCTCTTCTCCTGGCCGGTCCCGCCCGACCTGATATCTATCACGAATTTAAGTATGCCCGGACGGTCCGTCTTCTTAAGCACATATATATACGAGATGGCGGGGATGATCTTCCTGATATTCGAGAGCTTCTCTTCTACTATTTTGTACTGGGGGCTATATATCCCCTCCCTCTCAGCCGGGATCATCTCAAGCACTGCTGGGTCCACCGACAGGGCGACTGTCTGTGTTATGACCGTCAGGATGCCGCGGAGGAATTTGAATTGGGAGGCGAGCGAGTGCTCATATACGATAAAATTGCTCAATATACCCGAGAGGAGGACTGCCCCTACCAGGGCGAGCATAAGTTTTGTGCGAAAACTCCTGAATAGGCCGCCCGGCCATTTCATATTCCCGCTCTTTTTCGAGATCACATTACTCCTTCTTCGCCCCTAATGGATTTATGATCATGCCGCTTAACGCCTTCGCCACGCTCTCCGCCTTCTCTACGGTCTTTCCCGCCACTTTCCCGGCCTTGTCCAGCGTACCGGAAACGGTGCCTTCCAGTTTATTGAGATCGAAGCTCGTAAAATTGGAAATGGCGGTATTCCTCAGCGACCTCACGACTATCAGGCTCACGAGAGAATACGGGTCCGTTATGTCAGTATACTCTTCATGATGATCTATGTCGTACACCTTGACTGACGGAGAGGGGCCGACGGAGTAATCCTTGAAAATGACCTTTCCTATATTGAGCTCCAGGACGTCGATCTGTATCCTGGGTGTTTTCCCCTTATCCATTTCGGACGGCCTCTCGCCTTTCCTCCCGGCCTGCACCACCTTGAGGGCATCCAGGTTCAGCTCGCCTTTTTTATTCTTCACGACATAGAACTCCGTCAAAGATAATCTAAGCTCGGCCAGATGCACGGTGCCTTTCATGATGGACTGGATGTCATAATCGACATAGATACGGGGCATGTCGAGCATGACCCTGTCGCTGAACTCTCCCGGGTTGAATAACCTCAGGTCCCTGATCTCCACTACGGTCCTGACGAGGCCGACCCTGAAGCTTCCTATATCCATCTTCAGGCCCGTGACCATCTCAACTCCTTTTTCGACAGAGGCCTTTATTATCATGTCCTTCGTTACGGCCAGGATAAAGACCGCTGCCGTAATGGCTATGATCACAGTGAATATCTTCTTCATCTTAAGGACTCTCTTTGCCGGTGACGTCATTCATACCTCAGCGCTTCTATGGGATTCAGCCTGGAGGCCTGACGCGCCGGCCATAAGCCGAATGCTATGCCCACTATCACGGAAAATATAGTCGCGAGCAGGACGGAAAAGAGCGATACCTTCACCGTCC comes from Candidatus Omnitrophota bacterium and encodes:
- the dnaX gene encoding DNA polymerase III subunit gamma/tau is translated as MSYIVFARKYRPKTFDEIIGQTHITATLRNAIAQDRVAHAYIFSGPRGVGKTTTARILAKSLNCAKPKGPEPCNSCPSCNEITDGTSLDILEIDGASNRGIDEIRNLRDNVRFAPSKGKFKVYIIDEVHMLTEPAFNALLKTLEEPPPHTIFIFATTQAYKIPPTILSRCQRFDFKRISTKEIFGSLKAIAKDERLSVKDDVLMLISKYADGGMRDAQVILDQIISFTEGKADTADVLKILGGVDEEMLFGLAGCIEKRDASGALGMIDRLIDDGRDPFQVVSGLIEHFRNISVTRISEKPDLLIEAGPDKIKRYRDQGQNFTIEDILYILYTLSNTIDLMRKSNMARIPLEIALVKLTRRGPGIRISDIMERIGRLEEKLGCARPMAADQPHQPKEIRTPPARAEQAPVQEREKKQERRPENPPPSPGHAVAIDEILSYWNGVIDYIKSRKISVASYLQEGYPVAVEGRTLSVGFPKECQFHKEVLESPENRRLIEEALKYVLNNDLKISLTLAEPSQGRDRAHNGERSTDDGEGGGAPSGDGPKRGVDPIIETALEIFGGEVSEPRPNKGRAR
- a CDS encoding lipid-binding SYLF domain-containing protein; translation: MRKISILTAIILLAGLMSAPQGNAVENKWTALVDESGKVLDEIQQMPDQSIPEDLMRDCSAIAIFPSTISAGFGIGGKYGQGIIMVRDEKGSGWSAPAIFTIVGGSLGWQIGGQATDFVLLVMNRRSVDGILQGKFKLGADASVAGGPVGRAAEASTDAQLKGGILSYSRSRGLFAGVKLEGAALAQHWDGNKEMYGKSLSAQEILIGKKAQMPKSADRVLAVLNKYKK
- a CDS encoding ABC transporter permease; translated protein: MFERALAILIKEFKQVFRDPRMKTVIFVTPLVQIILFGYAANKDINYVPTAIYDRDNTVESRELLRRFTYSRYFVPEHYISSSKEEDLLLDKGQASIVIKIDRGFGRDLKAGKDAQVQLAFDGTDSNTAMVVMGYADTVISDYSYELMKNKAAASGEVSNVPSIELRDRPWFNGNLISRDYYLPGVISIIVTMMSLLLTAMAIVKEKEIGTMEQLIVSPLKPIELIMGKLLPFAIIALVQITLITLLGVFWFHLPLRGSIVLLLFSTCIYLFTTLGIGLFISTISSTQQEAMMSVFLFFMPTMLLSGFAYPIANMPPIIQWFTFLNPLRYFMVVIRSIFLKGVGIEVLWIQLLPLLIMGLFIITLSASKFRKSMG
- a CDS encoding ABC transporter permease, whose product is MTKESLRRIKAIAWKELIQIKRDPRSLTLALGIPVFLLLIFGYGLSLDIDKVPTVIWNQDASSELSRDFLLNFRNSRYFKIVGYTDNYRDIERMINSGKVIMALVIPKDFSRYIKAGATAPLQLLMDGSDANTATIARGYVRAVVSGYNVKLLTGALASRGLEPSKSLDARSRIWYNMGLTSTWFIAPGVIAMIIMIIAALLTSICIAREWERGTMEQLISTPVKGKELVIGKFLPYFAIGFFDLSVGVLMAIFLFGVPFRGSYFLLVTLSFLFLTGALSQGILISTVARTQLMASQLATLTTMIPTMILSGFIYPIFNMPKALQTVTYFIPARYYITILRDLFLKGGGIDVVWDEAVFLVMFAALMLTLAVRKFKKKVT
- a CDS encoding ABC transporter ATP-binding protein, with amino-acid sequence MSGQTPDNIAVSVKDLEKKFGDFTAVNRINFEVNRGEIFGFLGPNGAGKSTTIRMLCGIISPTSGTGRVGGYDIIKEQARIKENIGYMSQKFSLYNDLTVEENINFYSGIYRIPAGEKKERFEATIRTAGLEGMASSLTSTLAGGWKQRLALGCALIHKPRIIFLDEPTSGVDPITRANFWDVIKALAADGVTVFVTTHYMDEAENCNRMVLIYHGTIIAAGTPQEMKTKCMKDEVLEITLADSQDWLDRISRIDGVKEAALFGAAIHAVVYDSSKAIPAIKRSLEGAKIGDFSVDKIMPSLEDVFVSSIEEYDKRELKKN
- a CDS encoding ABC transporter ATP-binding protein; this translates as MSVIKATNLTRKFGPLTAVDNLNLDIPEGEIFGLVGPDGAGKTTTMRLLTGILDPTSGEGWVYGKHIVKEAETLKDNIAYMSQRFGLYEELSVLENINFYADVYGVGKEHRTETIDRLLGFSGLLPFKARFAGKLSGGMKQKLGLACALIHTPRVLFLDEPTNGVDPVSRRDFWNILYDLLKEKVTIFCSTCYLDEAERCRRVGLMHKGKLLRCDPPEAIKKECNVKTLEEAFVIIVKEYERTNPR
- a CDS encoding efflux RND transporter periplasmic adaptor subunit, translating into MKVNIDPKMKEKVTALVNKRKKAVMAGLALVIFAGLALVLYFTYNAYEKSRVIKVSGSIEGDDVRISFRVNGQIEELIADEGTVLRTGDIVARLNKDELGKVKAEAEAALKLAEYQYALDKLDYIRAENLFKEGAISAQERDAAKTRSDTDNANVEQLKASLELADTKLGWADLASPLNGYVIVKSALQGEVVQPGAPVFTAIDLNNVWVTAYVEERDLGRVKYNQKAYIMTDTYPGKRYDGRVSFISQQTEFTPKYIQTNEERVKYVYRIKVKADNSSLDLKPGMPADAYIMVE